The Erythrobacter sp. JK5 genome includes a region encoding these proteins:
- the mreD gene encoding rod shape-determining protein MreD — translation MERINPSARADRYGSRINRAQSPWRALTVPYVTIMLGSLLPVLFLADVMPMVPPVAFLFLLGWRIMRPGLLPLWVGVPLGAFDDLFSGQPFGSAVLLWSLTMIALEAIEARFPWRGFWQDWFTAGLAIVLYIIAAMVISGAPITPFQLVAAMPQIALSVLIYPVLARVVARLDQFRLARSRRIG, via the coding sequence ATGGAGCGGATCAATCCTTCCGCGCGTGCCGACCGCTACGGCAGCCGGATCAACCGCGCCCAGTCGCCGTGGCGGGCGCTCACCGTGCCCTATGTCACGATCATGCTGGGTTCGCTGCTCCCGGTGCTGTTTCTCGCCGACGTCATGCCGATGGTGCCGCCGGTCGCATTCCTGTTCCTGCTCGGATGGCGGATCATGCGGCCCGGCCTGCTGCCGCTGTGGGTCGGGGTCCCGCTCGGCGCGTTCGACGACCTGTTCAGCGGTCAGCCGTTTGGCAGCGCGGTGCTGCTGTGGTCGCTCACCATGATCGCTCTCGAAGCGATCGAGGCCCGGTTTCCGTGGCGCGGTTTCTGGCAGGACTGGTTCACCGCCGGTCTAGCGATCGTGCTATACATCATTGCAGCAATGGTCATTTCCGGTGCCCCCATAACCCCCTTCCAGCTGGTTGCGGCGATGCCCCAGATCGCACTTTCGGTGCTGATCTATCCCGTGCTCGCGCGGGTCGTCGCGCGGCTCGACCAGTTCCGCCTCGCGCGCTCGCGGAGGATCGGGTGA
- a CDS encoding MauE/DoxX family redox-associated membrane protein yields MSKTAELHRMVMDKHVCPYGTKAKHLLESRGYTVEDHHLTSRPETDAFKAKHAVETTPQVFIDGERIGGYDALREHFGIANDKGGTSYRPVLAVFAVALALSVSLSFGVLGGLGGRSLEWFVAFSMGMLAMLKLQDVEQFSTMFVGYDLLGQRWVPYAYAYPYLEALAAVLMAGRLLPWLSIPVAFTIGTIGAVSVFYAVYVQKRDIKCACVGGSGNVPLGFISLSENLAMMGMAVWMTYGLMTV; encoded by the coding sequence ATGTCGAAGACCGCCGAACTCCACCGGATGGTGATGGACAAGCATGTCTGTCCCTATGGCACCAAGGCGAAGCACCTGCTGGAAAGCCGCGGCTATACGGTCGAGGATCATCACCTCACCTCGCGCCCGGAAACCGATGCTTTCAAGGCGAAACACGCCGTGGAAACCACACCGCAGGTGTTCATCGATGGTGAGCGGATCGGCGGCTACGATGCGCTGCGCGAGCACTTCGGGATCGCCAATGACAAAGGTGGCACAAGCTACCGCCCGGTTCTTGCAGTGTTTGCGGTCGCCCTTGCGCTCTCGGTTTCGCTGTCTTTCGGCGTGCTGGGAGGCCTGGGCGGCCGCTCCCTCGAATGGTTCGTCGCTTTCTCGATGGGCATGCTGGCGATGCTCAAACTGCAGGATGTCGAGCAATTCTCGACCATGTTCGTCGGCTACGACCTGCTGGGCCAGCGCTGGGTGCCCTATGCCTACGCCTATCCGTATCTCGAGGCGCTGGCGGCGGTTCTGATGGCGGGGCGGCTGTTGCCGTGGCTCTCGATCCCGGTCGCCTTCACCATCGGCACGATCGGCGCGGTGAGCGTGTTCTACGCGGTCTATGTGCAAAAGCGCGACATCAAATGCGCCTGCGTCGGCGGGAGCGGCAACGTGCCGCTGGGCTTCATCTCGCTGAGCGAAAACCTCGCGATGATGGGGATGGCGGTGTGGATGACCTACGGTCTGATGACCGTTTAA
- a CDS encoding 50S ribosomal protein L25/general stress protein Ctc: MSDALTLPAEARERAGKGAARSLRREGRIPAVIYGGKEEPTPIHVEEKELVRQLMTGHFMNSIVEIEIDGKSVRTLPKDVALHPVTDRPLHADFFRLAKGGKIEVSVPVVFCNEEESPGLKKGGVLNVVRHEIELICENDKIPGEIEIDVTGKEVGDSIHISEIQLPEGSASAITDRDYTIATLVAPSALKKSEDEAADEEEVAADEVEATEQTDDADGEDEGGDGE; the protein is encoded by the coding sequence ATGAGCGACGCTCTGACCCTGCCGGCCGAAGCGCGCGAACGGGCCGGCAAGGGAGCCGCCCGATCACTTCGCCGCGAAGGTCGGATCCCCGCTGTCATTTATGGCGGCAAGGAAGAACCCACCCCGATCCACGTCGAGGAAAAGGAACTGGTCCGTCAGCTGATGACCGGCCACTTCATGAACTCGATCGTCGAAATCGAGATCGACGGAAAGAGCGTGCGCACGCTGCCCAAGGACGTGGCGCTGCACCCTGTGACCGATCGCCCGCTCCATGCCGACTTCTTCCGCCTCGCCAAGGGCGGGAAGATCGAAGTCAGCGTGCCGGTCGTATTCTGCAACGAGGAAGAATCTCCCGGCCTGAAAAAGGGCGGCGTTCTCAACGTGGTGCGCCACGAGATCGAACTGATCTGCGAGAACGACAAGATCCCCGGCGAAATCGAGATCGATGTCACCGGCAAGGAAGTCGGCGATTCGATCCACATCAGCGAGATCCAGCTGCCAGAAGGTTCGGCGAGCGCGATCACCGATCGCGACTACACCATCGCCACGCTGGTTGCTCCGTCCGCCCTGAAGAAGAGCGAAGATGAAGCGGCCGACGAGGAAGAGGTCGCAGCCGACGAAGTCGAAGCCACCGAGCAGACCGACGACGCAGACGGCGAAGATGAAGGCGGCGACGGCGAATAG
- a CDS encoding CPBP family intramembrane glutamic endopeptidase produces the protein MSDDDHEETLSVVQVLTLMALQTALLGAFGWALWWFSGRELGDFVGIDVYQVTIGLAIGAALIVVIGGFFYGFPRIAEQLVRAQGENLKFLENRLSLGAIVLISIGAGVGEEALFRGGLQTLAGDYMAMPLAIAASSVLFALVHLARPLISVLIFVIGCVFGVLYWQTGSLLAVMIGHAVYDVFALWYVQRELHRIGYFTENAERMDEVAASE, from the coding sequence ATGAGCGATGACGATCACGAAGAGACGCTGAGCGTTGTGCAGGTGCTCACGCTCATGGCGCTTCAGACCGCGCTGTTGGGCGCGTTCGGATGGGCGCTGTGGTGGTTTTCGGGGCGGGAACTTGGCGATTTCGTCGGGATCGATGTCTACCAGGTGACGATCGGACTTGCGATCGGGGCAGCGCTGATCGTCGTCATCGGCGGCTTCTTCTACGGCTTCCCGCGCATCGCGGAACAGCTCGTGCGGGCGCAGGGCGAAAATCTGAAGTTCCTCGAAAACCGCCTGTCGCTGGGCGCGATCGTGCTGATCTCGATCGGCGCGGGGGTCGGCGAAGAAGCTCTGTTTCGCGGCGGCCTGCAGACCCTCGCGGGCGATTACATGGCCATGCCGCTCGCCATCGCCGCCAGCTCGGTGCTGTTTGCGCTGGTCCACCTTGCCAGGCCGCTGATCAGCGTCCTGATCTTCGTGATCGGTTGCGTTTTCGGCGTGCTGTACTGGCAGACCGGCAGCCTGCTCGCGGTGATGATCGGCCACGCGGTCTACGATGTTTTCGCGCTGTGGTATGTCCAGCGCGAACTGCACCGGATCGGCTATTTCACCGAAAATGCCGAGCGGATGGACGAGGTTGCCGCGAGCGAATAG
- the mreC gene encoding rod shape-determining protein MreC, with the protein MAPPSSRRSSYSKKAQYSVFTGYLLATLGALLGAGLLALSLWQPSSFAPLRGGARDAVTPAGEGAAAVRTETKGLLDTLAGYWRAGSQNAALREEVEIARIRLAEAESVKQENERLKALLNLAEGEAKPVAVARLVGSSASSSRRFAYIGVGFEDGVRVGMPVHSPRGVVGRILEVARGSSRVLLLTDSESVLPVRRAKDEVVAFAEGRGDGLLRIRLINLGMNPLKEGDLFVTSGAGGYYRPGMAVAIVSEITSDGAVGRLIADPSATDFVSVEPIYEPTAVQAAQTPIETEVGD; encoded by the coding sequence ATGGCGCCGCCCTCATCGCGTCGATCGAGCTATTCCAAGAAGGCCCAGTATTCGGTCTTCACCGGGTACCTGCTGGCGACGCTCGGAGCGCTGCTCGGGGCCGGGTTGCTGGCGCTGTCGCTCTGGCAGCCTTCCTCGTTCGCCCCGCTTCGTGGTGGCGCACGCGATGCGGTGACGCCGGCCGGCGAAGGCGCCGCCGCCGTCCGCACCGAAACAAAGGGGCTGCTCGATACGCTGGCGGGATACTGGCGCGCGGGCAGCCAGAATGCGGCGCTGCGGGAAGAGGTCGAGATCGCGCGCATCCGGCTTGCCGAGGCGGAATCGGTCAAGCAGGAGAACGAACGGCTGAAGGCGCTGCTCAACCTTGCCGAGGGCGAGGCAAAACCCGTCGCGGTCGCGCGGCTGGTGGGATCGAGCGCTTCGAGCAGTCGCCGGTTCGCCTATATCGGGGTCGGGTTCGAAGACGGCGTCCGGGTCGGCATGCCGGTCCATTCGCCGCGCGGCGTGGTCGGCCGGATCCTGGAAGTCGCGCGCGGATCGTCGCGCGTTCTGTTGCTGACCGACAGCGAGAGCGTGCTCCCGGTCCGCCGCGCCAAGGACGAAGTCGTCGCCTTCGCCGAAGGGCGCGGCGACGGGTTGCTGCGTATCCGACTGATCAATCTCGGCATGAACCCGCTCAAGGAAGGCGATCTGTTCGTAACCAGCGGCGCGGGAGGCTATTATCGTCCCGGAATGGCAGTCGCGATCGTCAGCGAAATCACCAGCGACGGCGCGGTCGGGCGACTGATCGCGGATCCATCGGCGACCGATTTCGTGTCGGTCGAACCGATCTACGAGCCGACGGCGGTGCAAGCGGCGCAGACCCCGATCGAAACCGAGGTCGGCGATTGA
- the pth gene encoding aminoacyl-tRNA hydrolase, with protein MQIWVGLGNPGPRYALHRHNVGFMALDVIADMHGFGPVQKKFAGWVQEGRIGREKILLLKPATFMNESGRSVGEALRFYKLDTGPLTVFHDELDLAPFKVKVKQGGGTAGHNGLRSIDQYLGPDFRRVRIGIGHPGHKDRVTGHVLGNYAKAEQDDLATMLGAIGAEADWLAQGDDPRFMSDVALRQQ; from the coding sequence ATGCAGATTTGGGTCGGCCTCGGAAATCCTGGACCGCGTTATGCGCTGCACCGGCACAATGTCGGGTTCATGGCGCTCGACGTGATTGCGGACATGCACGGTTTCGGACCGGTGCAGAAGAAGTTCGCCGGCTGGGTCCAGGAAGGCCGGATTGGGCGCGAGAAGATCTTGCTGCTGAAGCCGGCGACCTTCATGAACGAAAGCGGCCGCAGCGTCGGTGAGGCATTGCGGTTCTACAAGCTCGATACCGGTCCATTGACTGTGTTCCACGACGAGCTCGACCTCGCGCCGTTCAAGGTCAAGGTGAAGCAGGGCGGCGGCACCGCCGGACACAACGGACTGCGCTCGATCGACCAGTATCTCGGCCCCGATTTCCGCCGGGTGCGGATCGGCATCGGCCATCCCGGCCACAAGGACCGGGTAACCGGGCACGTGCTCGGCAATTACGCCAAGGCCGAACAGGATGATCTGGCGACAATGCTCGGCGCGATCGGTGCCGAAGCGGACTGGCTGGCACAGGGCGACGATCCCCGCTTCATGAGCGACGTGGCGCTGCGCCAGCAATGA
- the ychF gene encoding redox-regulated ATPase YchF: protein MGFRCGIVGLPNVGKSTLFNALTETQAAQAANYPFCTIEPNVGQVAVPDERLDKIAAIAKSAKVVATQLAFVDIAGLVKGASQGEGLGNQFLGNIREVDAIVHVLRCFEDDDIQHVSNTVDPIADAEVVETELMLADLESLEKRVSNAEKRATAGDKEAKITASVLGQALELLRDGKPARLTEPKDDEEARVLKQAQLLTAKPVLYVCNVAEEDAAEGNALSAKVFAKAESEGAQAVVVSAAIEAELVAMPPEDRAEYLTELGLEESGLARVIRAGYKLLGLNTFFTAGPKEARAWTFPAGAKAPQAAGEIHTDFEKGFIRAETIAYDDYVALGGEAAAREAGKLRQEGKEYLVQDGDVMLFKFNV, encoded by the coding sequence ATGGGTTTTCGTTGCGGGATTGTCGGCCTGCCCAATGTCGGCAAGTCCACCCTCTTTAATGCACTCACCGAAACGCAGGCCGCGCAGGCTGCGAACTATCCGTTCTGCACGATCGAGCCGAATGTCGGGCAGGTCGCGGTGCCGGACGAGCGGCTCGACAAGATTGCCGCGATTGCCAAGAGCGCAAAGGTCGTCGCGACGCAGCTCGCCTTCGTGGACATTGCCGGCCTCGTGAAAGGGGCGAGCCAGGGCGAAGGGCTCGGCAACCAGTTCCTCGGCAACATTCGCGAGGTCGATGCGATCGTCCACGTGCTGCGTTGCTTCGAGGATGACGACATCCAGCACGTCTCGAACACGGTCGATCCGATCGCCGATGCCGAAGTGGTCGAAACCGAGCTGATGCTGGCCGATCTCGAAAGCCTCGAAAAGCGCGTCTCGAACGCGGAAAAGCGCGCGACGGCGGGCGACAAGGAAGCGAAGATAACCGCCAGCGTGCTGGGGCAAGCGCTCGAACTGCTGCGCGACGGCAAGCCTGCGCGGCTGACCGAGCCCAAGGACGACGAGGAAGCGCGGGTCCTGAAACAGGCCCAGCTGCTGACCGCCAAGCCGGTGCTGTATGTCTGCAACGTCGCCGAGGAAGACGCGGCAGAGGGTAACGCGCTGTCGGCCAAGGTGTTCGCCAAGGCAGAGTCGGAAGGCGCGCAGGCGGTGGTGGTCTCCGCCGCAATCGAAGCCGAGCTGGTCGCGATGCCACCCGAAGATCGCGCGGAGTATCTCACCGAGCTCGGGCTGGAGGAAAGCGGCCTCGCCCGCGTGATCCGCGCCGGATACAAGCTGCTGGGCCTCAACACCTTCTTCACCGCCGGGCCCAAGGAAGCGCGCGCCTGGACCTTCCCGGCAGGCGCCAAGGCCCCGCAGGCGGCCGGCGAGATCCACACCGATTTCGAGAAGGGCTTCATCCGCGCCGAGACGATCGCCTACGACGACTACGTTGCGCTGGGCGGCGAAGCGGCGGCGCGCGAGGCGGGCAAGCTGCGGCAGGAGGGCAAGGAATACCTCGTGCAGGACGGCGACGTGATGCTGTTCAAGTTCAACGTCTGA
- a CDS encoding rod shape-determining protein yields the protein MSFLSNLFKFGSQNMAIDLGTANTLVYVQDQGIILNEPSVVAIETINGIKRVKAVGDDAKMMMGKTPDTIEAIRPLRDGVIADIEIAEEMIKHFIRKVHGKRNLFRYPEIVICVPSGSTSVEKRAIRDAASNAGASEVHLILEPMAAAIGADMPVTEPVGSMVVDIGGGTTEVAVLSLRGLAYTTSVRTGGDKMDEAIVSYVRRHHNLLIGESTAERIKKDYGTAMVPEDGVGEVITLKGRDLVNGVPKEITINQAHVAEALSEPIGAIVEGVRIALENTAPELAADIVDQGIVLTGGGALIRRLDEHLREETGLPVSIAEDPLTCVAIGTGRAMEDPIYRGVLMTA from the coding sequence ATGAGTTTTCTTTCCAATCTCTTCAAGTTCGGTTCGCAGAACATGGCGATCGATCTCGGGACCGCCAACACGCTGGTCTACGTGCAGGACCAGGGAATCATCCTCAACGAACCATCCGTGGTTGCAATCGAGACCATCAACGGGATCAAGCGCGTCAAGGCGGTGGGCGACGACGCCAAAATGATGATGGGCAAGACGCCCGACACGATCGAGGCCATCCGTCCCCTGCGCGACGGCGTGATCGCCGACATCGAAATCGCGGAAGAAATGATCAAGCACTTCATCCGCAAGGTGCATGGCAAGCGCAACCTGTTCCGCTATCCCGAGATCGTGATCTGCGTTCCTTCGGGATCGACCTCGGTTGAAAAGCGCGCGATCCGCGACGCCGCGTCGAACGCGGGCGCGTCCGAAGTGCACCTGATCCTCGAACCGATGGCGGCCGCGATCGGCGCCGACATGCCGGTGACCGAGCCGGTCGGTTCGATGGTGGTCGATATCGGCGGCGGCACGACCGAGGTTGCGGTGCTGTCGCTGCGCGGTCTCGCCTACACCACGTCGGTGCGCACCGGCGGCGACAAGATGGACGAGGCGATCGTCTCCTACGTCCGGCGCCATCACAACCTGCTGATCGGCGAATCCACCGCCGAACGGATCAAGAAGGATTACGGAACCGCGATGGTACCGGAAGATGGCGTCGGCGAAGTCATCACGCTGAAAGGTCGCGACCTCGTCAATGGCGTGCCCAAGGAAATCACGATCAACCAGGCGCATGTCGCCGAGGCCCTGTCCGAACCGATCGGCGCGATCGTCGAAGGGGTGCGCATCGCGCTCGAGAATACGGCGCCCGAACTGGCCGCCGATATCGTCGACCAGGGGATCGTGCTGACCGGCGGCGGCGCCCTGATCCGGCGGCTCGACGAGCATCTGCGCGAAGAAACCGGCCTGCCGGTCTCGATCGCCGAAGATCCGCTCACCTGCGTCGCTATCGGCACCGGCCGCGCGATGGAGGATCCGATCTATCGCGGCGTGCTGATGACCGCCTGA
- the mutL gene encoding DNA mismatch repair endonuclease MutL has translation MPRIRRLPTDLVNRIAAGEVVERPASALKELVENAIDAGARRIAVALTDGGLTRLEVTDDGCGMSSEDMALALERHATSKLPNDAIELVETLGFRGEALPSIASVAKVSIESRIRKADSGWRRVIDHGEMIEEGPAALPPGTRVRVEQLFARVPARRKFLRTPCSEYIACLDIVRRLAMARPEIAFTLTNGAEGKSRTALSTQADEGLATRVSQIVARELKDNAVAIELERDTPHGAMRLTGLAGLPTYNRGVADHQYLFVNGRPVKDRLLTGAVRGAYSDMLARDRHAVLALFLDLPPLDVDVNVHPAKTEVRFRDATGVRGFIVSGLRQALATGDRRSAQGPDRKAMERWQAEPVREEAPALRSIFEGRDWTGPQARVSEPRPEWNPPSQDALPTGRAEEAGPMPEEAQDYPLGIARGQVANTYIVAEAADGLVLVDQHAAHERLVLERLKSAGAGEATQRSQALLVPDVVELDEADCDRLEDAAEGLARFGLAIERFGPSAMLVRAVPAAIAKADTTRLLQDLADDIAKHGKNEDSGALLLSEKLEYVLATMACHGSVRAGRVLRVDEMNALLREMEATPRSGQCNHGRPTWVKLSMDDVEKLFGRH, from the coding sequence CTGCCCCGCATCCGCCGACTTCCGACCGATCTGGTCAACCGCATTGCTGCGGGCGAAGTGGTCGAACGGCCTGCTTCCGCGCTCAAGGAGCTGGTCGAGAACGCGATCGATGCTGGTGCGCGGCGAATCGCTGTCGCGCTGACCGACGGCGGGCTGACCCGGCTCGAAGTGACCGACGATGGCTGCGGCATGTCTTCCGAGGATATGGCGCTGGCGCTGGAACGCCACGCCACCTCGAAGCTGCCGAACGACGCTATCGAACTGGTCGAAACTCTCGGCTTTCGCGGCGAAGCCCTGCCGTCGATTGCCAGTGTTGCCAAGGTAAGTATCGAGAGCCGCATTCGCAAGGCCGACAGCGGATGGCGGCGCGTGATCGATCATGGGGAAATGATCGAGGAGGGACCCGCTGCGCTGCCGCCGGGCACGCGCGTGCGGGTCGAGCAACTGTTCGCAAGGGTGCCGGCGCGCCGCAAGTTCCTGCGTACGCCGTGCAGCGAGTACATCGCCTGCCTCGATATCGTGCGCCGCCTCGCGATGGCGCGGCCCGAGATCGCTTTCACCCTGACCAATGGCGCGGAGGGCAAGTCGCGTACCGCGCTGTCGACGCAAGCGGACGAGGGACTGGCGACGCGCGTCTCGCAGATCGTGGCGCGCGAACTCAAGGACAACGCCGTTGCGATTGAGCTGGAGCGCGATACCCCGCACGGTGCGATGCGGCTCACCGGGCTGGCCGGCCTGCCGACCTACAATCGCGGCGTGGCGGACCACCAGTACCTGTTCGTCAACGGTCGCCCGGTGAAGGACCGGCTGCTGACCGGAGCTGTGCGCGGGGCCTATTCGGATATGCTTGCGCGCGACCGGCACGCGGTGCTGGCGCTGTTTCTCGACCTGCCGCCGCTGGATGTCGACGTTAACGTCCACCCGGCCAAGACCGAGGTGCGGTTCCGCGATGCTACGGGCGTGCGTGGGTTCATCGTCTCCGGCCTGCGTCAGGCGCTGGCGACAGGGGATCGGCGAAGCGCACAGGGGCCGGATCGCAAGGCGATGGAAAGGTGGCAGGCGGAACCGGTCCGGGAGGAAGCACCGGCGCTGAGATCGATATTCGAGGGCCGCGACTGGACTGGACCGCAGGCGCGGGTGAGCGAACCGCGCCCCGAATGGAATCCGCCGTCGCAGGATGCGCTGCCAACTGGCCGCGCCGAGGAAGCCGGTCCAATGCCCGAGGAGGCGCAGGACTACCCGCTCGGCATCGCGCGCGGTCAGGTCGCCAACACCTACATCGTTGCCGAAGCGGCGGACGGGCTGGTGCTGGTCGATCAGCACGCGGCGCACGAGCGGCTCGTGCTCGAACGGCTCAAATCGGCAGGGGCTGGGGAAGCGACCCAGCGCTCGCAGGCGCTGCTGGTTCCCGACGTGGTCGAACTGGACGAAGCCGATTGCGACCGGCTCGAAGACGCCGCCGAGGGTCTCGCTCGGTTCGGGCTCGCCATCGAGCGTTTCGGCCCTTCTGCGATGCTGGTGCGCGCGGTCCCCGCCGCCATCGCCAAGGCCGATACGACCAGGCTGCTGCAGGACCTCGCCGACGATATCGCCAAGCACGGCAAGAACGAGGATTCGGGCGCGCTGTTGCTCTCGGAAAAGCTCGAATACGTCCTCGCCACCATGGCCTGCCACGGATCGGTCAGGGCAGGGCGGGTGCTCCGCGTCGACGAGATGAATGCGCTCCTGCGCGAAATGGAAGCCACCCCCCGCTCAGGCCAGTGCAACCACGGCCGCCCGACCTGGGTCAAGCTGAGCATGGACGACGTCGAAAAGCTGTTCGGACGGCATTGA
- a CDS encoding SDR family oxidoreductase codes for MPDLNRRALLAGAAATGALAATASLAQPDTLTATPDLSGRSILITGCSSGFGRLMAEHFARMGATVFATMRGTPRPEAAELVQIAERDGLDLHVLRLDVTRQDEVDEAVAQAERIAGGAIDVLVNNAGISFGGPIEIQDMEATRLTFDTNVFGPHRMARAVLPAMRAAKSGLIVNISSQLGRVIAPSYGQYSPTKFALEAMSEGLAYELVPHEIDVTVIEPGGYPTMIWKNANANSLELVARADQKHLSGYPELVERLGTRTGGGTTDPMDVPRAIAQVIAMTPGTRPLRRPVHPGPKPQIPINELTAKVQVDWLGNSAFGPWVKAVHNA; via the coding sequence ATGCCCGACCTCAACCGCCGCGCCCTGCTGGCCGGAGCCGCCGCCACCGGCGCGCTCGCCGCGACCGCCAGCCTCGCGCAGCCCGACACGCTGACCGCCACGCCCGATCTTTCGGGCAGGAGCATCCTCATCACCGGCTGTTCGAGCGGGTTCGGCAGGCTGATGGCGGAACACTTCGCCAGGATGGGCGCAACGGTGTTTGCGACCATGCGCGGCACACCGCGCCCCGAAGCCGCCGAGCTGGTGCAGATCGCCGAACGCGACGGGTTGGACCTGCACGTGCTCCGGCTCGACGTCACCCGGCAGGACGAAGTCGACGAGGCGGTGGCGCAGGCGGAGCGGATCGCCGGCGGCGCGATCGACGTGCTGGTCAACAATGCCGGGATCTCGTTCGGCGGACCGATCGAAATCCAGGATATGGAGGCGACCCGGCTCACCTTCGACACCAACGTCTTCGGCCCGCACCGCATGGCGCGCGCGGTCCTGCCCGCGATGCGCGCAGCGAAATCGGGGCTGATCGTCAACATCTCCTCGCAGCTCGGCCGCGTCATCGCCCCGTCCTATGGCCAGTATTCGCCGACCAAGTTCGCGCTCGAAGCCATGAGCGAAGGTCTCGCCTACGAACTGGTCCCGCACGAGATCGACGTGACGGTGATCGAACCCGGCGGCTATCCGACGATGATCTGGAAGAACGCCAACGCAAACAGTCTCGAACTGGTGGCACGCGCCGATCAGAAGCACCTTTCGGGCTACCCGGAACTGGTCGAACGGCTCGGCACGCGGACCGGTGGCGGCACGACCGATCCGATGGATGTGCCGCGCGCCATCGCGCAGGTGATCGCCATGACGCCGGGCACGCGCCCGCTCCGCCGTCCGGTCCACCCCGGTCCCAAGCCGCAGATCCCGATCAACGAGCTGACTGCCAAGGTCCAGGTCGATTGGCTCGGAAACTCTGCCTTCGGCCCGTGGGTAAAGGCGGTGCACAACGCCTGA